The nucleotide window GATCTGGTGGAAGGCGCCTCCGTGACGGAGTCCGCCGACGAGGCCACCGGCATCACCAAGCGCGTCGTGATCGACTGGCGCTCCAACACCCGCGCGCAGGATCTGAAGCCTGCGGTCGTGGTGAAGGGCGCCGACGGCAAGCCGCTGAAGCTGTCGAAGGGCGGCGAGGCGCGCTACCTGCTGGCGGTCGACGCGATCCTCTCGGTCGAGCCGGGCTCGACGGTGCGTGCGGGCGACGTTCTCGCCCGTATCCCGCTGGAGAGCGCCAAGACCCGCGACATCACCGGCGGTCTGCCGCGGGTGGCGGAGCTGTTCGAGGCACGGCGGCCGAAGGACCACGCGATCATCGCGGAAGTCGACGGCACGGTGCGGTTCGGCAAGGACTACAAGAACAAGCGCCGCGTCATCATCGAGCCGCATGACGGTTCGCTGGAGCCGGTGGAGTACCTGATCCCGAAGGGCAAGCACATCCACCTGCAGGATGGCGACACCATCGAGAAGGGCGACTTCATCCTCGACGGCAACCCGGCGCCGCACGATATTCTGGCCATTCGTGGCGTGGAGGCGCTGGCCGCCTACCTCGTCAACGAAATCCAGGAGGTCTACCGGCTTCAGGGCGTGCAGATCAACGACAAGCACATCGAGGTGATCGTCCGCCAGATGCTGCAGAAGGTCGAGATCTCCGACGCGGGCGAGACCGAGCTGTTCCCCGGCGAGCAGGTGGACCGCATCGATCTCGACGTGCTGAACGAGAAGGCGAAGTCGGAAGGCAAGAAGCCGGCTTCCGGTGCCCCGGTGCTGCTCGGCATCACCAAGGCGAGCCTGCAGACCCGGTCGTTCTTCTCGGCCGCGTCGTTCCAGGAGACGACCCGCGTGCTGACCGAGGCGGCCGTCAACGGCAAGACCGATCCGCTCGAGGGCCTGAAGGAGAACGTCATCGTCGGCCGCCTGATCCCGGCCGGCACCGGCGCCACGATCGCGCGGCTTCGCGAGATCGCCGGACGCCGCGACGAGCTCATCATCGAGGAGCGCCGGCGGGCGGGCAATGTCGGCGCGGCCGATCAGGTGCTCGGCAACCCGGCGCTGGTCGATCTGTCGAGCAATCCCGCGGAGTGATCCCGCGACGGCCGGGGAGGAGCGATCCTCCCCGCCAGGGGCAAACAGGCCGGGGCGATGATCGCCGAGGCGATGATCGAACGGCTGGAATCGGAACGGGCCGCCTTCTTGCGAGGGCGGCCCGTTTCCTTTTGCAGCGCCGGATGTCCTGGGAGGGCGACGCAGCGGGTCGCCTTGGGTGTCTTGGGAGGGGATGCGCTGGGCGGAGCGGAGCTGTCAGCCTGTCGCCAAGCGGCAGGTCAGAAGGCGACGGCGCCGATCGCCTGATAGCAGAGGAAGGTCGCGAGGCCGCCGAACAGCGCGGCCTGCGCCAGTTCCACGATCCGCCACTTGGTGGCGTTGGCTTCCTCGCGCAGAGCCTGAAGCGCGGAGGCGTGGCGCGCGAACATCACGCCGCTCGCGACGGAACGGCTCCAGGAGAGCGCACTGGGCGAGAGTGCACCGGGCGAGAGCGCACCGGGAGAGGCCGCACCCGGGCGGTGGTTGGCACGGGCCGGAACGGGCGGGGTCATGGCAATCCTCCGCGATGGTCGGTCTCGGTCTTGCGTAAGTCTTGGAGCAACGGCGCGCGACAGACCCGAGGCGCGTCCGGGCTTTAACGCGCAAGGGCGCGCGATGTTCCAGGCCGCCGGAACCATCGCGCGATTCCCGCAAGGTGGCAATAGAAATGCGAATCGTTCGCAATAATAGGAATCACTCCAATTCGAATGTGAGCCGGCGCGGACCGGATTCGGGAATCGGCCGTTGGTGGCTCGTCGACTGGAAGGGGAGGGGGCGGCCGATTCCGCGGTGGCGATGCCGCCTCGGCCTTTCATCGGCCCGCGCGACTGAGAAGATTGCGTGACGGCCGCGTCGAATGGTACGATCTTGCGTGTCGACGCTTGGTTACGAAAGCGTTGCGGCGGGCCGGGAATTTTTTCCGCGGAACGCCTGAACCTATTGACGGGGCGGAAGCGAAAGTCTAGGTTCCGCGCACTTTGACGGCAGGCGGTAAGCCTCGATCGTATCCATGACGCGCAGTCGCCCGGTTCTCTGAACCAGCAAGCGACGCGAAAGCGGCGGATCCAGTCGGCTTAAACGCTGTCGTGACCACTGGGTGACATGACGATCAAGCCATGATCGCGGGAAACCGTGATCCTCTGGATCGTGGGCCCTGTCCGGCGGAGATGTCCGCAGGACTGCGGCCTCCATTCGCGTGGCTGAATCGGAACGTCGTTTCCGGGCGGCAGACGGAACGCTTGAGCTGAAGAGTACGGAACGGAAGCATGCCGACGATCAACCAGCTGATCCGCAACCCGCGGCAGGCTCCTGCGAAGCGGAACAAGGTTCCCGCGCTGGAGCAGAACCCGCAGAAGCGTGGTGTGTGCACGCGCGTCTACACGACGACCCCGAAGAAGCCGAACTCGGCGCTTCGTAAGGTCGCCAAGGTGCGCCTCACCAACGGCTTCGAAGTGATCGGCTACATCCCTGGTGAAGGCCATAACCTTCAGGAGCACTCGGTCGTCATGATCCGCGGCGGCCGCGTGAAGGACCTTCCGGGCGTGCGCTACCACGTTCTGCGTGGCGTGCTCGATACCCAGGGCGTCAAGGACCGCAAGCAGCGCCGTTCGAAGTACGGCGCCAAGCGGCCCAAGTAAGCCGCGAGACCAAGTTTCACATCCGGCGTTCGCGCCGGGTCGTCCGAGAGCGGCGATGTGGAGAGCTTGGCCCGAGAGGCCGCCTCCCGACGCCGCTGGAAAGAAGTTCAAGGCGAAGGATCGAGATCGATGTCTCGTCGTCACAGCGCAGAGAAGCGGGAGATCCTGCCGGATCCGAAGTTCGGCGATCTTGTCGTGTCGAAGTTCATGAACAGCGTGATGCGCGACGGCAAGAAGTCCGCCGCGGAATCCATCGTTTACGGTGCGTTCGACATCATCCGCGCCAAGACCCGGCAGGAGCCGATCGAGGTGTTCCACACCGCGCTCGACCGCGTCATGCCGCAGATCGAAGTGCGGTCGCGTCGCGTCGGCGGTGCCACCTATCAGGTGCCGGTCGAGGTTCGCACCGAGCGTCGTCAGGCGCTGGCGATCCGCTGGCTGATCTCGGCCGCCCGTGCCCGCAACGAGAAGACCATGATCGAGCGTCTGTCCGGCGAGCTGCTGGACGCCTCGAACAACCGCGGCACTGCCGTGAAGAAGCGTGAAGACACGCACCGGATGGCGGAAGCCAACCGCGCGTTCTCGCACTATCGCTGGTAATCCCGAGCTTCGTTCGAGTCTGAAAGGCACCCCGTCATGGCGCGCACGCACAAGATCGAGGACTACCGCAACTTCGGCATCATGGCCCACATCGATGCCGGCAAGACCACCACGACCGAGCGCGTGCTCTACTACTCCGGCAAGTCCCACAAGATCGGCGAAGTCCATGACGGCGCCGCGACGATGGACTGGATGGAGCAGGAGCAGGAGCGCGGCATCACCATCACGTCCGCCGCCACCACGACCACGTGGAACGGCAAGCGCCTGAACATCATCGACACCCCCGGCCACGTCGACTTCACCATCGAAGTCGAGCGTTCGCTGCGTGTGCTCGACGGTGCCGTGTGCGTGCTCGACTCCAACCAGGGCGTGGAGCCGCAGACCGAGACCGTGTGGCGTCAGGGCGACAAGTACCACGTCCCGCGGATCGTGTTCTGCAACAAGATGGACAAGACCGGCGCGGACTTCTACCGCTGCCTCGACGATATCGTCGAGCGCCTCGGCGCGAAGCCGGTGGCGATCCAGCTGCCGATCGGCGCCGAGTCGGACTTCAAGGGCCTGATCGATCTGGTGCGCATGATCGGCGTCGTGTGGAGCGACGAGGACAAGGGTGCGACCTTCAAGGAGATCGAGATCCCGGCCGACCTGAAGGACAAGGCCGAAGAGTATCGTGCCGCCCTCATCGAGGCCGCGGTCGAGCTCGACGACGAAGTCTTGGCGGCGTTCTTCGAGGGTGAGACCCCGGACGAAGCGACGCTGAAGCGCCTGATCCGCAAGGCCGTGCTTCACGGCGCGTTCTATCCGGTGCTGTGCGGCTCGGCGTTCAAGAACAAGGGCGTCCAGACGCTGCTCGACGCGGTGGTGGACTACCTGCCGAGCCCGGTCGACGTTCCGCCGATCAAGGGTATCGACGGCAAGACCGGCGCGGACACCGTTCGTCATTCGACCGACGACGAGCCGCTCGCCATGCTCGCCTTCAAGATCATGGACGACCCGTTCGTGGGCTCGCTGACCTTCTGCCGCATCTATTCCGGCAAGATCGAGAGCGGCATGTCGCTCCTGAACTCGCCGCGCGAGAAGCGTGAGCGCGTCGGCCGCATGCTGCTGATGCATGCGAACAGCCGCGAAGACATCAAAGAGGCCAACGCCGGCGACATCATCGCGCTGGCCGGCCTGAAGGAAACCCGCACCGGCGACACCCTGTGCGACCCGGCTTCCCCGGTGATCCTCGAGAAGATGGAGTTCCCGGACCCCGTCATCGAGATCGCGGTCGAGCCGAAGACCAAGGGTGACCAGGAGAAGATGGCGATCGCCCTCTTCAAGCTGGCGGCCGAGGACCCGTCGTTCCGCGTGTCCACGGATCAGGAAAGCGGCCAGACCATCCTCAAGGGGATGGGCGAACTGCACCTCGACATCAAGGTCGACATCCTGCGCCGCACCTACAAGGTGGACGTCAATGTCGGTGCGCCCCAGGTGGCTTACCGCGAGACGATCACCCGCCGGGTCGAGGTGGACTACACCCACAAGAAGCAGACCGGTGGTACCGGCCAGTTCGCGCGGGTGAAGTTCGTGGTCGAGCCGAACGAGGTCGGCAAGGGCTTCGAGTTCGAATCGAAGATCGTCGGCG belongs to Pseudoxanthobacter soli DSM 19599 and includes:
- the rpsL gene encoding 30S ribosomal protein S12 gives rise to the protein MPTINQLIRNPRQAPAKRNKVPALEQNPQKRGVCTRVYTTTPKKPNSALRKVAKVRLTNGFEVIGYIPGEGHNLQEHSVVMIRGGRVKDLPGVRYHVLRGVLDTQGVKDRKQRRSKYGAKRPK
- the rpsG gene encoding 30S ribosomal protein S7; the encoded protein is MSRRHSAEKREILPDPKFGDLVVSKFMNSVMRDGKKSAAESIVYGAFDIIRAKTRQEPIEVFHTALDRVMPQIEVRSRRVGGATYQVPVEVRTERRQALAIRWLISAARARNEKTMIERLSGELLDASNNRGTAVKKREDTHRMAEANRAFSHYRW
- the fusA gene encoding elongation factor G, coding for MARTHKIEDYRNFGIMAHIDAGKTTTTERVLYYSGKSHKIGEVHDGAATMDWMEQEQERGITITSAATTTTWNGKRLNIIDTPGHVDFTIEVERSLRVLDGAVCVLDSNQGVEPQTETVWRQGDKYHVPRIVFCNKMDKTGADFYRCLDDIVERLGAKPVAIQLPIGAESDFKGLIDLVRMIGVVWSDEDKGATFKEIEIPADLKDKAEEYRAALIEAAVELDDEVLAAFFEGETPDEATLKRLIRKAVLHGAFYPVLCGSAFKNKGVQTLLDAVVDYLPSPVDVPPIKGIDGKTGADTVRHSTDDEPLAMLAFKIMDDPFVGSLTFCRIYSGKIESGMSLLNSPREKRERVGRMLLMHANSREDIKEANAGDIIALAGLKETRTGDTLCDPASPVILEKMEFPDPVIEIAVEPKTKGDQEKMAIALFKLAAEDPSFRVSTDQESGQTILKGMGELHLDIKVDILRRTYKVDVNVGAPQVAYRETITRRVEVDYTHKKQTGGTGQFARVKFVVEPNEVGKGFEFESKIVGGSVPKEYIPGVEKGLESVLGSGVVAGFPIVDVKVELIDGAYHEVDSSALAFEIASRAAFREALQKAGPVLLEPIMRVEITTPEDYLGSVIGDVNSRRGQISGTDTRGNAQIVNAMVPLANMFGYVNTLRSMSQGRASYTMLFDHYDQVPQAVAQEVQAKYA